A window of Populus trichocarpa isolate Nisqually-1 chromosome 17, P.trichocarpa_v4.1, whole genome shotgun sequence genomic DNA:
TTATGTGGGCTCTTGTTACTTGAGTTGACGGTAAATTGATGGACAATTTTGAGTCTTCTAATCATTGAAAGTCCTCATGGTTTGAACGGATTCAGGATTGTTTATTAGTTAAGATTTGGCTGTATGAAACCTTTTTGCGGTATAAAGAGAGCAACTTGTGCTGCTAAGTAGATAACTTATGCACTAGGTCATATGGGTTTCATCTCCACAATGACTCAATTTCCCATTGAATTAGCAAAGATTAAATCACGTGCTCTGGTgagttgactatttttttttaaaaaaaaagtcaattagtTTCTTATTGTGTTGAACAGGTTGAAAGTCTGTTGTCTGGGTTTTTAATTGGGTTGTAATAAGTTAATTATCTATTATTAATTACAAAACCCGACCCGAGCCAGGTCAGGTTTGATCTACCAAGTCGATTTGGATCTCGGGTCGTTCTCAAGAATCTCAACATGGCCTGAAAACACTGTAAGACCTAACATCTTCTGTTCTTGTTtgctctgtgtgtgtgtgtgtgtgttctcgTTATATTCAACTGTTGCTGAAAGCATTTCTAATGATTATTCTTTGATTAGGGCTAAAAAACAAGTCTTGATTAGGGTAATTTtgggaaggaaaaggaaagaatggaTCGGACTTGACGCGTAATCTGCCACGTGGGCCCAGCATAAAGCAGTTAGTGACGTTACTCTCCACTCCGAGCACCCACTTACACGTAAAGGGTCTCCGTCACCTTTTCCTTTTAACGTTCCTCACCGTCATGTAACTTTATCATCTCTTCTACAATGAACAAGAGCAACATAAATTAAGctaatagaataataatacagaagaaaacaaaattgcagtccataaaaattgataaaaaataagaggaaaataatatttaaaaaaccgaCATCTATAGTTCCAATTGAGCATTAGaaaaatgtttaaattatatatatatatatatatatatatatatatatatatatatatatatatatatatatatatatatgtttttaagatTCCAATTTAGGTGACTTGTTTTCCATGTTGGTCAACAAAGtatcataataataaatcatcatcatcattcaagTGATAAGTGCCACCAAAGTGCCAACCCACAAACATCCACAATAAcactctctttttctctctctttttctctctaaaaactcaaaagaataaaagaataaaaaataaaagagggaaAGAGAAAGAAGGGGAGCGATGCAGATGATCTCCAAAGCATCTTGTGCCATGGCTTCCCTTCCTTGCTCCAGGGTGGGTTTACTTTCTTGCTTGTTTGCATTCCTTGTTTACTCCAAACCCTCTTGATTTCACTCTATGTTTTGTGCTTTAGTGGttgtttaaactttaaagtttCAGTCTTTATGGGAAATGAGTGATCTTGATGTCTTAACCCATTTGAGATACTGGAAAATCTTtgcatctgttttttttatgcacTATCTGCTTGTTTGTTGtttaaagttttctttttaactgTTTTAAAGAAAGCCCATTTACTGTTTGTACTGGTTTTGATAGTGGAAGTAGAACAAATGGTAGAAGTTCAGGAGGTTGGATGGTAAAGAATCACGTGATTTGATGCAAtggacattttatttttagtgaatGTTGAAGGAGATGGCATGATTGGTGACTTGTATGTTGACGTATGAACTTTTGATGAAAGGAAATCATTTTGAGAAGTTAACCTTCCATGTATACTGTTTGGCCTTTCTAATGGATATGATCCATTTATTAATTTCCATCTGGTGCCTTTTGTTGTGAACCGCAGGGGATGCTTTTCCATCTATATGGAATAggtttttggtgtttgtttctGGCCTTTGGTGCAGTAGATGTGCTTGCAAAATTTGTGGAGATTGATAATTAGGACCTtactgttttttctctctcatattATTAGGTGAGGAGTGGGATTCGCGTAAGGCCAGGCACGAGACAACTTTCCCTTAGAAAAGTTATTGTGTATGGATTCATGCGTTTGTTGTCCACACCGTTCAAAACCTTGCGTGGAGCAAGTCGAACACTTAAAGTTGCTCAATTTTGCAGCGTTTCCAATATGTCTTCTTCATTGCAAATTGAATTGGTAAGAAtttgtaatgtttttattttgcaagctctgttatagttttgaaaatatttagtgTTCTTATTGTGAATGGATGCCTTATATCGTTTTTTGTTACGTTCATTGCTTCAGGTGCCATGTCTTAAGGACAATTATGCATATCTTTTACATGACGTGGATACAGGCACAGTTGGAGTTATTGATCCGTCTGAAGCTGCACCTGTTATTGATGCTTTAAGTCGGAAAAACCGAAATTTGACTTATATACTAAACACTCATCATCATTATGATCATACGGGTGGGAATGAAGAGTTGAAAGCAAGGTATGGTGCAAAGGTATGCGACAGTGTTCCCAAGTTCTTTTTTCTCCCAACT
This region includes:
- the LOC18106881 gene encoding probable hydroxyacylglutathione hydrolase 2, chloroplastic isoform X2, with product MQMISKASCAMASLPCSRVRSGIRVRPGTRQLSLRKVIVYGFMRLLSTPFKTLRGASRTLKVAQFCSVSNMSSSLQIELVPCLKDNYAYLLHDVDTGTVGVIDPSEAAPVIDALSRKNRNLTYILNTHHHYDHTGGNEELKARYGAKVIGSGVDRDRIPGIDIVLNDGDNWMFGGHEVLVMETPGHTRGHVSFYFPGSGAIFAGDTLFSLSCGKLFEGTPEQIPTKLKVEKACNPFLRTSSTAIRHTLNIPATANDSEALGVIRQAKDNF